A region from the Mesomycoplasma hyopneumoniae J genome encodes:
- the glpK gene encoding glycerol kinase GlpK — translation MLKNTAEKFIITLDSGTTSCRSLIFDQKGRVISLVQKEFSQHFPRSGWVEHDPIEIWNTQVYTMQAAKTKAGLKSTDFVALGLTNQRETVVLWDKTNGEPVYNAIVWQDRRTSDFCDYLIEKGYQNYIKEVTGLIINPYFSGTKIRWILKNVKKAKEVLAAGNLLAGTIDSWLLWKLTNGKVHATDITNASRTMLFDIKKRKWDQKILDLLEIPYSILPKVLASADDFGFVSPFHWSINAKAKVPIYALIGDQQSALFGQLATEFGMVKNTYGTGCFMLVNTGEKLIKSKNNLLTTVAWQIGNNPIQYALEGSVFIAGAAIQWLRDGLSLIENSSDCDSLVSKAKKNDYHIILVPSFTGLGAPYWDSYSRGAIFGLERGTKKEHLIKASLESIAFQANDLIKAIESDLGTKISLMKVDGGVSKSDYLMQFQASISQVEIQRPKNIETTAMGAAFLAGLYAKFWNSLAELKQILVPEKVFVPEFDQFMVKKLTSNWDLAVRKTLNWKKDIK, via the coding sequence ATGCTAAAAAATACAGCTGAAAAATTTATTATCACCCTCGATTCGGGGACAACTTCATGTCGAAGTTTGATTTTTGACCAAAAAGGTAGGGTTATTTCGCTTGTCCAAAAAGAATTTAGTCAACATTTTCCCAGATCAGGATGAGTCGAACATGACCCGATTGAAATATGGAATACTCAGGTCTATACAATGCAGGCAGCAAAAACAAAAGCAGGGTTAAAATCGACTGATTTTGTTGCCCTTGGACTAACAAATCAACGGGAAACTGTCGTTTTATGAGATAAAACAAATGGCGAGCCAGTCTATAATGCAATTGTCTGGCAGGATCGCCGCACGAGTGATTTTTGTGATTATTTAATTGAAAAAGGTTATCAAAATTATATAAAAGAAGTAACAGGTCTAATTATTAATCCTTATTTTAGCGGGACAAAAATTCGCTGAATTTTAAAAAATGTTAAAAAAGCAAAGGAAGTTTTAGCTGCTGGTAATCTTTTAGCAGGAACAATTGATAGCTGACTTCTTTGAAAATTAACTAACGGAAAAGTACATGCAACTGATATAACAAACGCTTCAAGAACGATGTTATTTGATATAAAAAAACGAAAATGAGACCAAAAAATTCTTGATCTTTTAGAAATTCCTTACAGTATTCTCCCAAAAGTTTTAGCATCAGCAGATGATTTTGGATTTGTTTCTCCTTTTCATTGATCAATTAATGCAAAAGCAAAAGTACCAATTTATGCACTAATCGGTGATCAACAATCGGCCTTATTTGGTCAACTTGCAACTGAATTTGGAATGGTTAAAAATACCTATGGAACCGGATGTTTTATGCTAGTTAATACTGGTGAAAAACTAATAAAATCAAAGAATAATTTACTTACAACAGTGGCCTGACAAATCGGAAATAATCCAATCCAGTACGCACTTGAAGGATCAGTTTTTATTGCCGGAGCCGCAATCCAGTGGCTCAGAGATGGACTTTCTTTGATTGAAAACTCTTCAGATTGCGATTCTTTAGTCTCAAAAGCTAAAAAAAATGATTATCATATTATTCTTGTTCCATCTTTTACCGGACTTGGGGCACCTTATTGGGACTCCTATTCGCGTGGGGCAATTTTTGGACTTGAAAGGGGAACAAAAAAAGAACATCTTATCAAAGCAAGTCTTGAATCAATTGCATTTCAGGCAAATGATCTAATTAAGGCGATCGAATCAGATCTAGGAACAAAAATCAGCTTGATGAAAGTTGATGGTGGAGTTTCTAAAAGTGATTATCTAATGCAATTTCAGGCATCAATTTCGCAGGTTGAAATCCAAAGGCCAAAAAATATTGAAACAACAGCAATGGGAGCAGCTTTTCTTGCAGGTTTATATGCCAAATTTTGGAATTCACTAGCTGAATTAAAGCAAATTTTAGTTCCTGAAAAAGTTTTTGTCCCTGAATTTGACCAATTTATGGTAAAAAAATTAACCTCCAATTGGGACTTAGCTGTTAGAAAAACGCTAAATTGGAAAAAAGATATTAAATAA
- the cypl gene encoding ABC transporter thiamine pyrophosphate-binding lipoprotein p37/Cypl, with the protein MMVKINKFNSKKKHFFKKITFFSSFFLSSLLFISAGCSSTSNEKVAQVADLEKNWDTQVNLGLGQSWFEAKSKDPDRVSKFLENLKAEFNKLKNANPDTKDLPNVNFDFVGIDDSKTKISQLKSSDNSTSAIDFAIIDATTTIEDDPEKELYNGLQTLTWAFKNSSDSPVFYQNGTKNDPLRQSAKELSDLFNKIPYDQWKSTQEGEQKWDGIAYRFLYDNSSPKRIISYYRGMIMIAGDDSTREEIKKAWDQKDWEKFRNFGIIHGKLTSAGKFKMQNFIIKKHFGANFPAKSLNEDRINHPDKYLQAYGSSIGQDPKYKIAFDDEASFAWTESKNDKKQYYSNEKDGKIEILSLTNPASYDIGSFRPSFNKIQADMITEAFVNLAKNDNDSYGPNVGYNGYKKINQKDPEFRRIYAESN; encoded by the coding sequence ATGATGGTTAAAATAAATAAATTTAATTCGAAAAAAAAGCATTTTTTTAAAAAAATAACTTTTTTTTCGTCATTTTTTCTAAGTTCACTGCTTTTTATTTCAGCAGGCTGTTCATCTACAAGTAATGAAAAAGTAGCACAAGTAGCAGATCTTGAAAAAAATTGAGATACACAAGTAAATCTTGGTCTTGGTCAAAGTTGATTTGAGGCAAAATCAAAAGATCCAGATCGGGTTTCAAAATTTTTAGAAAATTTGAAAGCCGAGTTTAATAAATTAAAAAATGCAAATCCAGATACAAAGGATTTGCCAAATGTAAATTTTGATTTTGTCGGCATTGATGATTCAAAAACTAAAATATCACAACTAAAATCTTCAGATAATTCAACTTCAGCGATTGATTTTGCAATCATTGATGCTACCACAACAATCGAAGACGATCCTGAAAAAGAACTTTATAACGGACTGCAAACTTTAACTTGAGCTTTTAAAAATAGTTCTGATAGTCCAGTTTTTTATCAAAATGGGACTAAAAATGATCCTTTACGCCAATCAGCTAAGGAATTAAGCGATCTTTTTAATAAAATTCCCTATGATCAATGGAAAAGTACTCAAGAAGGCGAGCAAAAATGAGACGGTATTGCCTATCGTTTTTTATATGATAACTCTAGTCCAAAACGGATAATTTCATATTATCGAGGGATGATTATGATAGCAGGAGATGATTCAACTCGCGAAGAGATCAAGAAAGCCTGAGATCAAAAAGACTGGGAAAAATTTCGAAATTTTGGAATTATCCACGGAAAATTAACCTCAGCTGGCAAATTCAAAATGCAAAATTTTATCATTAAGAAACATTTTGGTGCTAATTTTCCAGCAAAAAGTCTAAATGAAGATAGGATAAACCATCCGGATAAATATCTTCAGGCTTATGGATCTTCAATTGGACAAGATCCAAAATATAAAATTGCCTTTGATGATGAAGCTTCATTTGCTTGAACTGAAAGCAAAAATGATAAAAAACAGTATTATTCAAACGAAAAAGACGGAAAAATTGAGATTTTAAGCCTAACTAATCCCGCTTCATATGATATTGGTTCATTCCGTCCAAGTTTTAATAAAATTCAGGCCGATATGATTACTGAAGCTTTTGTAAATCTTGCAAAGAACGACAATGATAGTTATGGACCAAATGTTGGTTATAATGGATACAAAAAAATAAATCAAAAAGATCCTGAATTTCGCCGGATTTATGCAGAATCTAACTAA
- a CDS encoding ATP-binding cassette domain-containing protein: MQNLTKKFCLELKNFSYKHIKKSKNLVENLNFSLCSGDVLFVIGPSGQGKSSLFLALFQHILTSGELIFQGKNLLTESKINKKKVAKSIGFLSQTATSINFQSVYANLVKNLPNYKNIFYNLFAIPTKKQHLEIEKILDKLGLKEKIYAIFQDLSGGQQQRVEIAKLMLQNPKIILADEPTSALDPKTATKIIDLIIEFGKKNNSITLIISHSIFLVKNYKEKILLINEGRGKFYNSFSEINENMIELIFGEENNG; the protein is encoded by the coding sequence ATGCAGAATCTAACTAAAAAATTCTGTCTTGAATTAAAAAATTTTTCTTATAAACATATTAAAAAAAGCAAAAATTTAGTAGAAAATCTAAATTTTTCTCTTTGTAGTGGTGATGTTTTATTTGTGATTGGCCCAAGTGGTCAGGGCAAATCATCCTTGTTTTTAGCACTTTTTCAGCATATTTTAACTTCAGGCGAGTTAATTTTTCAAGGAAAAAATTTATTAACAGAGTCAAAAATTAATAAAAAAAAAGTGGCCAAGTCAATTGGATTTTTAAGTCAGACGGCTACTTCAATTAATTTTCAGAGTGTTTATGCAAATTTAGTCAAAAATTTGCCAAATTATAAAAACATTTTTTATAATTTATTTGCAATACCAACAAAAAAACAACACCTAGAAATTGAAAAAATTCTTGATAAACTAGGGCTAAAAGAAAAGATTTACGCAATTTTTCAGGATTTATCAGGCGGTCAACAACAGCGGGTAGAAATTGCAAAGCTGATGTTACAAAATCCAAAAATCATTCTTGCCGATGAGCCAACTTCAGCACTAGATCCGAAAACAGCAACCAAAATTATCGATTTAATTATTGAATTTGGAAAAAAAAATAATTCAATCACATTAATTATTTCACATAGCATTTTTTTAGTAAAAAACTATAAAGAAAAAATATTACTTATTAATGAAGGTAGAGGAAAATTTTATAACTCATTTTCTGAAATTAATGAAAATATGATCGAATTAATTTTTGGTGAGGAAAACAATGGCTAA
- a CDS encoding ABC transporter permease subunit — MANLFPNKPYQKFKKSRIILFSIFIILFIISFYSIFSKINNNGWKIFQKNLSNLFSFSNIHPYYNDSIFALSFKFLWITIKYTLAGTFFGTIFAFFTAIFSSQFIKNKLIKILIWWVIIILKSFPIIFVIDPMRLIFAPKLAAFLIIFWFSWIWLHRYFHSFLNSLDLTSYKKAVMRGQNWFISFKNEVFPFVVNKFFGLFLFSFEANIRWTTIISATGVIGIGILINDGIQNSALGWKIIGIPLLILLFFTIIFDFLIIFFNKFILHKKSVDIRQKNSFILWIKVNYDRILKAFFIIFLLILIIISLTDIENWSVNTYQVKRFFNSLFVFDWEVFLLGKLDNPLYMIWHFFCQIIVCLTIIAFISIFFAIMANEKLNNLPKWLIFKFLLNLFRIIPSIIIFYLFVSFTVRPILWVTCLVGFKNGITMAKKLNETLNSLDWEKYQLLRLKQWSKKKAIIHYIFPSISQEYFKYLTIEIANSAHDLLLYGIFGGSMLGLKISTLSQTGISGDRGGFFTYSWIAWFLILIIEVTLALIEKNYFKNFLYLNSKFWNILLKTVRPKFFSRFK; from the coding sequence ATGGCTAATTTATTCCCTAATAAACCTTATCAAAAGTTTAAAAAATCTAGAATCATCCTATTTTCGATCTTTATAATTTTATTTATTATTTCTTTTTATTCAATTTTTTCCAAAATTAATAATAACGGCTGAAAAATTTTTCAGAAGAACCTTAGTAATTTATTTAGTTTTTCAAATATTCACCCTTATTATAATGATTCAATTTTTGCTTTAAGTTTTAAATTTTTATGAATTACGATTAAATACACGCTTGCTGGAACGTTTTTTGGAACAATTTTTGCTTTTTTTACTGCAATTTTTAGCTCCCAATTTATTAAAAATAAATTAATAAAAATCCTTATTTGGTGAGTTATTATAATTTTAAAAAGCTTCCCAATTATTTTTGTAATCGACCCGATGCGGCTAATTTTCGCCCCAAAATTAGCAGCTTTTTTAATTATTTTCTGATTTAGTTGAATTTGACTACACCGTTATTTTCATTCATTTTTAAATTCTCTTGACTTAACTAGTTATAAAAAAGCAGTTATGAGAGGCCAAAATTGGTTTATTTCCTTTAAAAATGAAGTTTTTCCCTTTGTGGTCAACAAATTTTTTGGGCTTTTTTTGTTTAGTTTTGAGGCAAATATCCGTTGAACAACAATTATTTCGGCAACTGGGGTTATCGGAATCGGAATTTTGATCAATGATGGTATTCAAAATTCAGCTCTAGGCTGGAAAATTATTGGAATTCCCCTTTTAATTCTTTTATTTTTTACTATTATTTTTGATTTTTTAATTATTTTTTTTAATAAATTTATTCTACATAAAAAATCTGTTGACATCCGGCAAAAAAATTCTTTTATTTTATGAATCAAAGTCAATTATGACCGAATTTTAAAGGCTTTTTTTATAATTTTTTTATTAATCTTAATCATTATTAGCCTTACTGATATTGAAAATTGATCGGTAAATACTTATCAAGTCAAGCGTTTTTTTAATTCCTTGTTTGTTTTTGATTGAGAAGTTTTTTTACTTGGTAAATTAGATAATCCTCTTTATATGATTTGACATTTCTTTTGCCAAATCATTGTTTGTTTGACAATAATTGCTTTTATTTCAATTTTTTTTGCAATTATGGCAAACGAAAAATTAAATAATTTACCAAAATGACTGATTTTTAAATTTCTTTTAAATCTCTTTCGAATCATCCCCTCAATTATTATTTTCTATCTTTTTGTTAGTTTCACGGTTAGACCTATTTTGTGAGTTACCTGTTTAGTTGGTTTTAAAAATGGAATAACGATGGCAAAAAAGCTCAATGAGACACTAAATTCGCTTGACTGAGAGAAATATCAACTTTTAAGATTAAAGCAATGAAGTAAAAAAAAAGCAATAATTCATTATATTTTTCCTTCAATTTCTCAAGAATATTTTAAATATTTAACTATTGAAATTGCTAATTCAGCACATGATTTACTCCTTTATGGAATTTTTGGTGGTTCAATGCTTGGGCTTAAAATTTCAACACTTTCACAGACAGGAATATCCGGTGACCGTGGTGGTTTTTTTACTTATTCATGGATTGCTTGATTTTTGATATTAATTATTGAAGTTACTCTGGCTCTAATTGAAAAAAATTATTTCAAAAATTTTCTCTATTTGAATTCAAAATTTTGGAATATTTTACTAAAAACAGTAAGACCGAAATTTTTCTCAAGATTTAAATAA
- a CDS encoding MAG0490 family ComEA-like DNA-binding protein — translation MRKAHIVSLVILIGGLIGFGFITYKLQSHITPKKQIAITISHGVRNPGTKFFDYGVNWRKVFQEFDVIRGYDISKYNLDLTVKNDQQVELKPSGFLTKIEKISLKNAEKLKISREIVEKIRDFLKENKNKKLTWKELEWKLEVDFETLKKLQENFTLD, via the coding sequence ATGCGGAAAGCACATATTGTTAGTTTGGTTATTCTAATTGGCGGATTAATCGGTTTTGGTTTTATAACATATAAATTACAATCACATATCACTCCAAAAAAACAAATTGCGATTACAATTTCTCACGGGGTTCGCAATCCAGGAACTAAATTTTTCGACTATGGGGTGAATTGACGGAAAGTTTTTCAAGAATTTGATGTTATCCGTGGTTATGATATTAGCAAATATAACCTTGATTTAACAGTGAAAAACGATCAACAAGTCGAACTAAAACCAAGTGGTTTTTTAACAAAAATTGAGAAAATTTCGCTTAAAAATGCGGAAAAATTAAAAATAAGTCGAGAGATAGTTGAAAAAATCCGTGATTTTTTAAAAGAAAATAAAAATAAAAAATTAACTTGAAAAGAATTGGAGTGAAAATTAGAAGTTGATTTTGAAACACTAAAGAAGCTGCAAGAAAATTTTACTCTTGACTAG
- a CDS encoding ComEC/Rec2 family competence protein yields the protein MTPKIDNQALNFEAKVVDKVSFGNFVEYKSNKIFIRGQNQEIGTNLWISGVLSRPRNQSDFDLVTYLKSKGSLLVLDNPKVTVLETSKNIFTKIRNFFKTDGRYSKQLIPMIFLAETPPEANDFRKWLVNLGIYQIFVISGFHINLFKKAIFGVSKAFKIKPFIYKPIFFAFLLFQLFLFNFAVSFLRGFIFWSLIEINKLFLNKKLNKIELLSISGIVILSTNPLIFYSIGFVLTFTISFVILIINQISFSKKWHKFIVQFLFINFFSAAFSAFLNSQYNFIAPLNVALFTPFFTLLYTSLFIFIFNPIIIEWICKSFIQTVEYINDFQFLTWNIRPSLSFLLFSCIISLICFLSLEVTITLSRKKFQQSQNLKILK from the coding sequence ATGACACCCAAAATTGATAATCAAGCTCTAAATTTTGAAGCTAAAGTAGTTGATAAGGTGAGTTTCGGAAATTTTGTTGAATATAAATCTAATAAAATTTTTATTCGGGGACAAAACCAGGAAATTGGAACTAATTTATGAATATCAGGTGTATTATCCCGCCCAAGAAATCAATCAGATTTTGATTTAGTAACATATTTAAAATCAAAAGGTTCACTTTTAGTTCTTGATAATCCAAAAGTTACCGTGCTTGAGACATCTAAAAATATTTTTACAAAAATAAGAAATTTTTTTAAAACTGATGGTAGATATTCAAAACAATTAATCCCGATGATTTTCCTAGCAGAGACACCTCCAGAAGCAAATGATTTTCGAAAATGACTTGTAAATCTTGGTATTTATCAAATCTTTGTTATTTCAGGTTTTCATATTAACCTTTTTAAAAAAGCAATTTTTGGAGTTTCGAAAGCTTTTAAAATCAAGCCTTTTATTTATAAGCCGATTTTTTTTGCTTTTTTATTATTTCAGTTATTTCTTTTTAATTTTGCTGTTTCTTTTTTAAGGGGTTTTATTTTTTGAAGTTTAATTGAGATTAATAAACTATTTTTAAATAAAAAACTCAATAAAATTGAGCTATTATCAATTAGCGGGATAGTAATTTTATCAACAAATCCGTTGATTTTTTATTCAATTGGTTTTGTTCTAACTTTCACAATTTCCTTTGTTATTTTAATTATAAATCAAATAAGCTTTTCGAAAAAATGACATAAATTTATAGTGCAATTTCTATTTATTAATTTTTTTAGCGCTGCTTTTTCTGCCTTTTTAAATTCCCAATATAATTTTATTGCCCCTTTAAATGTAGCATTGTTTACTCCATTTTTTACGCTTTTATATACAAGTTTGTTTATTTTTATTTTCAATCCAATAATTATTGAGTGAATATGTAAAAGTTTTATTCAAACGGTTGAATATATTAACGATTTTCAGTTTCTAACTTGAAATATTAGACCAAGCTTATCATTTTTGCTTTTTTCTTGTATAATTTCGTTAATATGTTTTTTGTCTTTGGAAGTGACAATTACATTGTCCAGAAAGAAATTTCAACAATCGCAGAATCTGAAAATTCTAAAATAA
- the holA gene encoding DNA polymerase III subunit delta, whose translation MFFVFGSDNYIVQKEISTIAESENSKIINFFINDSYEFIKKNIINFSLFDNKKTFVFNDFLYFSTDESANEFLISKIKNTNHTIIFKYILNEKNSLSIVKDSIIYKSFSDKAKIIHTLEINQKNILDFIKISLKNLKINLKTSEIIELESRLPFNGMIIQSELLKLKSLNLPINSKIIHNFISDYSRHSTWGFINSFVSLDLKNTFGFYRQKILEGQTLSLLIGQINAKLTLSFLIYLEKKLGHSNLEISQKMGISNFQINKAIDLYTKISIEKLENMIIKLAKLDTLIKKSQVNDKLAFELYLLDLIK comes from the coding sequence ATGTTTTTTGTCTTTGGAAGTGACAATTACATTGTCCAGAAAGAAATTTCAACAATCGCAGAATCTGAAAATTCTAAAATAATTAATTTTTTCATTAATGATTCATATGAATTTATTAAGAAAAATATTATTAATTTTTCGCTCTTTGACAACAAAAAAACCTTTGTTTTTAATGATTTTTTATACTTTTCAACTGATGAGAGCGCAAATGAATTTTTAATTTCAAAAATTAAAAATACAAATCATACAATTATTTTTAAGTATATTCTTAATGAAAAAAATTCTCTTTCTATAGTTAAAGACTCAATAATTTATAAATCTTTTTCAGATAAGGCAAAAATAATTCATACTTTGGAAATTAACCAAAAGAATATTCTTGATTTTATCAAAATTAGCCTAAAAAATTTAAAAATTAACTTAAAAACAAGTGAAATTATTGAGCTTGAATCACGCCTGCCTTTTAATGGTATGATAATTCAAAGTGAATTACTAAAACTAAAAAGTCTAAATTTACCAATAAATTCTAAGATAATTCATAATTTTATAAGCGATTATTCACGCCATTCAACATGAGGTTTTATTAATTCATTTGTAAGTTTGGATTTAAAAAACACCTTCGGATTTTACCGCCAAAAAATATTAGAAGGTCAAACTTTAAGTCTGTTAATTGGGCAGATAAATGCAAAATTAACGCTTAGTTTTTTGATTTATCTTGAAAAAAAGCTTGGTCATAGCAATTTAGAAATTTCTCAGAAAATGGGAATTTCTAATTTTCAAATAAACAAAGCAATCGATTTATATACCAAAATTAGTATTGAAAAACTTGAAAATATGATAATAAAACTGGCAAAATTAGATACTCTAATAAAAAAATCACAAGTCAATGATAAATTAGCTTTTGAATTGTATCTACTTGACCTCATTAAATAG
- a CDS encoding P68 family surface lipoprotein, whose translation MNKIQKIKSKFLKSALILSTIFSVPLLSAASCYKSKTENPATQSQINNPLRYDTELDNSIDFRIIFSGSDPRNKALTKILQKWNEKPEVKNNQPGYFPAKIDQAIANYQDDQTSLTNYLEAKENKKLPNLTLNYPALASTLNKYGMLLDFSSQRDLDEKIKSEYDDKFLVEMKNLPGISAERIPLLPILKTSKVLLVDKPVLSYILESAKKSSQNFKIAESDQQKVKELDPQKTDYEYISKIWGQYQNFPLDQNGFDGYTFSFEKLNNFSDIVDFLSRVKKSFPDAPKGPLTEKVDFLIGFNDAAALFLFAAFAVADGNYNQSSYFRDDEKQLLNYNNLFNKSTKNYQNTKKAYEIMAKLIKEKLAGPWKKSYASDYLKNHQLVFALTSSSHYSRNFEELGQVFLRFSKDSFQFDYPVGSKSKIWKLVDQENLPKNAIAKVHQILDNKPGYVYVLAPNSTSENDIILDPQVDAKLIQEIKNTIKTKGEINNFSFLSSDPDFEKWLLEKKQTSSDLASLYLDFGQESKYKLIKQSKNVTLFSKSYQKLNEDELMILPEPQKVEKSNKFNILTLQGPSLIGFHNNEKEDVATLNFVKWFISQKEEFLTENQQKLESTPADFLAFAAGNLNPTKANLNSDFEKNPLFLQNPIFQIPLAEFKKQLENPEKYRLFSEPAGVDSNTFRKTLFSTITQINNQFLQDPELDLNFDYFLEQLRANIALSVKLEKDQKNSQNKTVKN comes from the coding sequence ATGAATAAAATTCAAAAAATTAAATCAAAATTTTTAAAATCAGCACTAATTTTAAGCACAATTTTTTCTGTCCCACTTTTAAGTGCGGCTTCTTGTTATAAATCAAAAACCGAAAATCCGGCTACACAATCACAAATTAACAACCCGCTTCGTTATGATACTGAATTAGATAATTCAATTGATTTTCGAATAATTTTTTCTGGATCAGATCCAAGAAATAAAGCTTTGACCAAAATTTTACAGAAATGAAACGAAAAACCCGAGGTAAAAAACAATCAACCTGGATATTTTCCTGCCAAAATTGATCAAGCTATTGCAAATTATCAAGATGATCAAACTTCACTTACAAATTATCTTGAGGCAAAAGAAAATAAAAAATTACCCAATTTAACGCTAAATTATCCAGCACTTGCAAGTACTTTAAACAAATACGGAATGCTTTTAGATTTTAGTAGTCAAAGAGATTTAGATGAAAAAATCAAGTCCGAATATGATGATAAATTTCTTGTTGAAATGAAAAATCTCCCCGGAATTAGCGCTGAAAGAATCCCGTTATTACCAATTCTTAAAACCTCGAAAGTGCTTCTAGTTGACAAACCAGTTTTATCTTATATTCTTGAATCTGCTAAAAAATCAAGTCAAAATTTCAAAATTGCTGAATCCGATCAGCAAAAAGTTAAAGAACTAGATCCCCAAAAAACCGATTATGAATATATTTCCAAAATTTGGGGACAATATCAAAATTTTCCCCTTGATCAAAATGGTTTTGATGGATATACTTTTAGTTTTGAAAAACTTAATAATTTCAGTGATATTGTTGATTTTCTTAGTAGGGTTAAAAAATCTTTTCCCGATGCCCCTAAAGGTCCGCTAACTGAAAAAGTCGATTTTCTTATTGGTTTTAATGATGCAGCTGCCCTATTTTTATTTGCAGCTTTTGCAGTTGCCGATGGTAATTATAATCAGTCAAGTTATTTTCGTGATGATGAAAAACAGCTACTAAATTATAATAATTTATTTAATAAATCAACCAAAAATTACCAAAATACTAAAAAAGCCTACGAAATTATGGCAAAATTAATTAAGGAAAAACTAGCTGGTCCCTGAAAAAAATCTTATGCCAGCGATTATCTTAAAAATCACCAGCTAGTTTTTGCCCTGACTTCTTCAAGTCATTATAGTCGTAATTTTGAAGAATTAGGTCAAGTTTTTCTCCGTTTTAGTAAAGATTCTTTCCAATTTGACTATCCAGTTGGATCAAAATCAAAAATTTGAAAACTAGTAGATCAAGAAAATCTTCCCAAAAATGCGATTGCCAAAGTCCACCAAATTCTTGATAACAAACCTGGTTATGTCTATGTTTTAGCACCTAATTCTACTAGCGAAAATGATATCATCCTTGATCCACAAGTTGATGCAAAATTAATTCAGGAAATAAAAAATACTATAAAAACAAAGGGCGAAATTAATAATTTCAGCTTTTTAAGTTCAGATCCTGATTTTGAAAAATGACTTTTAGAAAAAAAACAGACAAGTTCTGATCTTGCCAGTCTATATTTGGATTTTGGCCAAGAAAGTAAATATAAACTAATAAAACAAAGTAAAAATGTCACTCTTTTTTCAAAGTCCTATCAGAAATTAAATGAAGATGAATTAATGATTCTCCCTGAACCCCAAAAAGTCGAAAAATCAAATAAATTCAACATTCTCACCCTCCAGGGTCCTTCACTGATTGGTTTTCATAATAACGAAAAAGAAGATGTTGCCACACTTAATTTTGTTAAATGATTTATTTCCCAAAAAGAGGAATTTCTAACAGAAAACCAGCAAAAACTTGAATCAACACCAGCAGATTTTCTAGCATTTGCCGCGGGAAATTTAAATCCGACAAAAGCGAATTTAAATTCGGATTTTGAAAAAAATCCACTATTTTTGCAAAATCCAATTTTTCAAATTCCGCTTGCAGAATTCAAAAAGCAGTTAGAAAATCCAGAAAAATACCGTCTTTTTTCAGAACCGGCCGGAGTTGATTCAAATACATTTCGAAAAACCTTATTTTCAACTATAACCCAAATTAATAACCAATTTTTGCAAGATCCCGAATTAGATCTTAATTTTGATTATTTCCTTGAGCAGTTAAGAGCGAATATTGCCCTATCAGTGAAACTGGAAAAAGATCAAAAAAATTCGCAAAATAAAACAGTTAAAAATTAA